A segment of the Gammaproteobacteria bacterium genome:
TGAGTCAAATTGCGGGGATTGTCAAAATGCCTTTTGAAACTAAGGGTGAAAGATTGCAGGAGAGAAACCTCTTGTTTACGGAGATGGCAGTTCAAGAAGCACTACAAGATGCGGGCCTTTTAAATATTTCATTGATTGACAAACGTTGCGGTGTATTTATTGCTACCGCTATTGCTGAAATAGCATTAATGGAATGGTCCTTTAATCGCTACAAACACGGAGCAGGCCATGTTGGTTTCATTCCTTTAAAGTCTCCTTATTTCGAAGAAAGTTTTTTCTTTAATCACATAGCTAGAGTGATTGCATCAAAGTATGGTTTTAGAGGAGGAGCTGTGACTATTGCAACTGGTTGTACAGGGGGAAATGATGCGATTGGCTACGCTCTACATATGATTCGAGGAGGCAAGGTAGATGTTGTCATTACTGGTGCTACTGAAGCGCCCATTACTCCGCTAGTAATAACAGCCTTCAATAAAATTGGTGCAACCTCAAAAAGAAATAGTGATCCCACAAGAGCTTCTCGTCCTTTTGACAAAGATCGCGATGGTTTTGTGCTTGCTGAAGGGTGTGGTATTTTAGTATTGGAATGCCTTTCTCATGCTCAAAAGAGGGGGGCTCACATTTATGCGGAGATTATGGGAATGGGAAGCGTTAACAACTGCTATCACATGACAAATATTCCCCAATCCGGTGAATCCATTGCTAAGGCTTGCCACTTAGCTCTCAAAGATGCCCAAATAGAAGCTAATCAGATTGATTATATCAATGCGCATGGGTCATCAACGCCTCAAAATGATGTTTCTGAAACCAATGCTTTCCATCATATATTTGGAAATCGGGTTGGGCAAATTCCGGTTACTTCAATTAAGTCGCAACTTGGACACGCCCTCTCCGCTGCCAATAGCCTTGAAGTTATTAGTGCTATTTTATCAATTAAGCATAGTATTATTCCACCAACAATAAATATTGAATCACAAGACCCGAACTGTAATTTAAATGTTGTAGCAAATTTGTCTTTAAAAAAAGAAATAAAAACTATTTTAAAAACGAGCAGTGGATTCTCCGGAATTCACTCAAGTTTGATTTTGGGGAAATATGAAAATAGATGATTTATTGATTACGGGATGTGGAGTCGCTACAACAATTGGCTGTAATACTTCCAAATTTATGAATAACTTGAGCCAAGGTTTTACAAATTTCAGATGGCATCCTCAAATAAAAGAAAGAGACCTCTGGAAGCCCATAGTTGCTTATCTGGATGATACCGATTTGGAGGCAGGGATCGACAGAAGAAGTTTGCGTAAATTAGACAGGTTCAGCCTTCTTTCTATGCAAGCTTTTTCGCAAGCTCTGAAACATTCGTCTCTAAGCGATCAGGCAATTCATCCTTTTGGCCTCCTTCTTGGGAACTGTACAGGTGGATGGACTTTTGTGGAACCGCAGATGGAGGATATTTATCAAGGTAACTATGACGTTTTGAGTCCCTATGTTGCCACTGCCTGGTTTCCGACGGCTCCTCAAGGGGAGATTTCCATACAAAATAAAATTTACGGGTATAGCAAAACATTTGCAGCCGATGCTTTAAGTGCCGGTTATGCTTTAGAACATGCTTGTTATCTCATACAGAATGGTTATTTACCTGGAGCTTTTGTAGGAGGAGTTGAAGCACCGCTTTCACCTTTAGTCTATAATAGCTGCATTAGAGCTGAGCCTATTTCTTCTTCAGGGAATTACTTACCCTTTCATAAGCAGTCTAATGGATATCTAATAGGAGAAGGAGCAGGTATAGTAGCATTGGAATCTTATGACCATGTCCAGTCCAGAGGAGGACTTCCCCTAGCTCGTATTGCTGGATTAGGGTTAGGAAGTACACTCTCGGAATCGATTGAAGCATGCTTGAATAATGCAAAAAAGCTTCCTAAGGAAATTAATTGTATTTTTTTAGATGCAAAAGGTACCGCAATGTACGATGATGAGGAATATTCGACTTTGGATAGGCATTTTCATTCTTGTCAGGACCTCTATTTAACGACCACTAAAACTTTATACGGAAGCTTATTAGCGGCGGATTTTGCTATTTACCTAGCGGTTGCTACTCTGGCTTTAGGT
Coding sequences within it:
- a CDS encoding beta-ketoacyl-[acyl-carrier-protein] synthase family protein yields the protein SQIAGIVKMPFETKGERLQERNLLFTEMAVQEALQDAGLLNISLIDKRCGVFIATAIAEIALMEWSFNRYKHGAGHVGFIPLKSPYFEESFFFNHIARVIASKYGFRGGAVTIATGCTGGNDAIGYALHMIRGGKVDVVITGATEAPITPLVITAFNKIGATSKRNSDPTRASRPFDKDRDGFVLAEGCGILVLECLSHAQKRGAHIYAEIMGMGSVNNCYHMTNIPQSGESIAKACHLALKDAQIEANQIDYINAHGSSTPQNDVSETNAFHHIFGNRVGQIPVTSIKSQLGHALSAANSLEVISAILSIKHSIIPPTINIESQDPNCNLNVVANLSLKKEIKTILKTSSGFSGIHSSLILGKYENR